The DNA segment CACCCAGCTGCCCGGCCCCCACCTGGTCGCGGCCACCGCGGGCACCACCGACGCCGGTCTCATCGACCCGCTCCCCGAGGTCGCCGCCCTGTGCGCCGCCCACGGCGCCCGGCTGCACGTCGACGCCGCCTACGGCGGAGGTCTGCTGTTCAGCGACCGGTACCGCGGCCGGCTCGCCGGCCTCGACGCCGCCGACACCGTCACCCTCGATCTGCACAAGCTCGGCTGGCAGCCCGTCGCCGCGGGGCTCCTCGCCGTCCGTGACCCGGGCGGCCTCGCCGTGCTCCACCACCGCGCCGACTACCTCAACGCCGACGACGACATCGAGGCCGGACTGCCGGACCTGCTCGGCCGGTCCCTGCGTACCAGCCGCCGACCCGACGTCCTCAAGATCGCTGTCACTCTCAAGACCCTCGGCCGCAGCGGACTCGGCCGGCTCGTCGAGCAGGTCTGCGCCAGAGCCCTCGATTTCGCCCACCTCGTCCACGGTCACCCCGGGTTCGAGCTCTACGACCAGCCCACCATCAGCACGGTCCTGTTCCGGCCCGCACACGCCACCGACGACGCCGTCGCCGCCGTACGCCGAACGCTCCTCACCGACGGCCGCGCCGTCCTCGGCCGGGCCCGCACAGACGGTCGCCTGTGGCTGAAAGCGACCCTCCTCAACCCCCACACGCGCCCGGACGACCTGGCCGCCCTCCTGAAACTGGTGGAAGGAAACACCCCCGGATGACCCCGCAGACCAACCCCCCGGCCGACCGGCACCCCAAGGCGCCGAGCCAGGACCCCGACACCCCCCGCGACCTCGTCGGCATCGGCATCGGCCCCTTCAACCTCTCCCTCGCCGCCCTGGCCCACCCCCTCGCCGAACTCGACGCCGTCTTCTACGAACAGCGCACCGCGTTCGCCTGGCACCCCGGCCTCCTCATCGAAGGCTCCCGCATCCAGGTCCCCTTCCTCGCGGACCTGGTGACGCTCGCAGACCCCGCGAGCCCGTGGTCGTTCCTCAGCTACCTCAGGACCCGCGACCGGCTGTTCCCCTTCTACTTCGCCGAGCGCTTCCACATCCAGCGCGCCGAGTACGACGCCTACTGCCGCTGGGTCTGCGAGAACCTCCCCGGGCTGAGCTTCGGCCACCAGGTCGACGCGGTCCGCTTCAACTCCGAACGCGACGTCTTCGAGGTCGACTTCACCCAGCTCGCCCCCGACGGTGAGGCCGAGGCGCTGG comes from the Streptomyces sp. NBC_00443 genome and includes:
- a CDS encoding pyridoxal phosphate-dependent decarboxylase family protein, with the translated sequence MSTLPSLASGPEGPHALRPLLDTVLDALGEGARARRGPLPSGGPDAVAERIRAAVGDVLPDEGDPNALHTLVRALAEAAADPADPLCTAHLHCPPLALATAADLAASTLNPSLDSWDQAPGASELEALVTQALAGEVFGSEGGATALITTGGTESNQLALLLAREAHGAGVRLVHGANAHHSLPRAAWLLGLPDPVVVPAPAGVLDPAALDEALTQLPGPHLVAATAGTTDAGLIDPLPEVAALCAAHGARLHVDAAYGGGLLFSDRYRGRLAGLDAADTVTLDLHKLGWQPVAAGLLAVRDPGGLAVLHHRADYLNADDDIEAGLPDLLGRSLRTSRRPDVLKIAVTLKTLGRSGLGRLVEQVCARALDFAHLVHGHPGFELYDQPTISTVLFRPAHATDDAVAAVRRTLLTDGRAVLGRARTDGRLWLKATLLNPHTRPDDLAALLKLVEGNTPG